The following coding sequences are from one Seonamhaeicola sp. ML3 window:
- a CDS encoding c-type cytochrome codes for MKKIAFIFSLVVILGFTIIILVWRVNRTEIHITKDPQPICGNERILNDEQQEGKIIFNINCASCHQLKGNVDPPLLQNNFKNYTLERFQKFVTNEERNRENVFGNVECMSFPKLTEQKIEYVYRYITYSLSSE; via the coding sequence TTGAAGAAAATTGCGTTTATATTCTCACTGGTTGTAATTTTAGGATTTACAATAATAATTCTTGTCTGGAGAGTTAATAGAACTGAAATACATATCACCAAAGACCCTCAACCGATTTGTGGAAATGAACGTATTTTAAATGACGAACAACAAGAAGGTAAGATAATTTTCAACATAAATTGTGCTTCTTGTCACCAACTAAAAGGCAATGTAGACCCTCCATTACTTCAAAACAACTTTAAGAATTACACTTTAGAGCGTTTTCAAAAATTTGTAACAAACGAAGAACGGAATAGGGAAAACGTCTTTGGAAATGTTGAATGCATGTCTTTTCCAAAGTTAACCGAACAAAAAATAGAATATGTTTACCGGTATATTACTTATTCCTTAAGTTCAGAATAA
- the hemB gene encoding porphobilinogen synthase, with product MYPLRRNRRLRTNEAIRSLVRETVITPNDFLVPLFVVEGKGVKDEIPSMPNYYRYSLDLLENEVKELWKLGLKSVLLFVKVPDNLKDNKGTEALNPNGLMQRAIKTVKNACPDMLVMTDVALDPYSAYGHDGIIENGQIINDETAEVLADMSISHAQAGADFVAPSDMMDGRILTIREALEDEGFTNTGIMSYSAKYASAFYGPFRDALDSAPVDIQDIPKDKKTYQMDYANRFEAVRETEMDIDEGADIVMVKPGISYLDIVREIKNDVDVPVAVYQVSGEYAMIKAAAEKGWLDHDQIMMETTMAFKRSGADIIASYFAKDVVKLL from the coding sequence ATGTATCCACTTAGAAGAAACCGAAGATTAAGAACTAACGAAGCTATTCGTTCATTGGTTCGTGAAACCGTAATAACACCAAACGACTTTTTAGTACCACTTTTTGTGGTTGAAGGCAAAGGGGTTAAAGATGAAATTCCATCAATGCCCAACTACTATCGTTATAGTTTAGATTTACTTGAAAACGAAGTAAAAGAGCTTTGGAAACTCGGATTAAAATCGGTGCTGCTTTTTGTTAAAGTACCCGATAATTTAAAAGATAATAAAGGCACAGAGGCCTTAAACCCAAACGGATTAATGCAACGCGCGATTAAAACCGTGAAAAATGCATGTCCTGATATGTTAGTCATGACCGATGTGGCTCTTGACCCTTATTCGGCTTATGGCCATGATGGTATCATTGAAAACGGACAAATCATCAATGACGAAACTGCAGAAGTTCTTGCAGATATGAGTATATCTCACGCGCAAGCTGGTGCCGATTTTGTTGCGCCAAGTGATATGATGGACGGCCGTATTTTAACTATTCGTGAAGCGTTAGAAGATGAAGGATTTACTAATACTGGCATTATGAGCTATTCGGCTAAATACGCTTCGGCATTTTATGGACCTTTCCGTGATGCTTTAGATTCTGCTCCTGTAGATATTCAAGATATTCCAAAAGACAAAAAAACCTATCAAATGGATTACGCCAATAGGTTTGAAGCCGTTCGTGAAACCGAAATGGATATAGATGAAGGCGCAGATATCGTGATGGTAAAACCTGGAATTTCCTATTTAGATATTGTTAGGGAAATAAAAAACGATGTCGATGTCCCTGTAGCAGTTTACCAAGTTTCTGGAGAATATGCCATGATTAAAGCGGCTGCCGAAAAAGGTTGGCTAGACCATGACCAAATAATGATGGAAACCACTATGGCTTTTAAGCGTTCTGGTGCCGATATTATAGCATCCTATTTTGCAAAAGACGTTGTGAAATTATTATAG
- the hemF gene encoding oxygen-dependent coproporphyrinogen oxidase — protein sequence MKDKFYQYIQNLQNQITSKLEELDGKATFQEDIWKRLEGGGGRTRVIENGNVFEKGGVNISGVHGKLPKSMQAYFNVGDVDFFACGLSLVIHPKNPMVPTVHANWRYFEMYDEDGAIIDQWFGGGQDLTPYYLFEEDAKHFHEVCKTACDKHNPEFYLKYKARCDEYFYNAHRNEGRGIGGLFFDYCKASDDMTMENWYDFVTEVGDSFLDAYVPIVEKRKELLYTEANRTWQEIRRGRYVEFNLVHDKGTLFGLKTNGRIESILMSLPPHVQWVYDHQPEAGSEEEKLLAVLKNPVDWVKAP from the coding sequence ATGAAAGACAAGTTCTATCAATACATACAAAATTTACAAAATCAAATCACCTCAAAACTAGAAGAGCTAGATGGTAAGGCTACGTTTCAGGAAGACATTTGGAAACGCCTGGAAGGTGGAGGCGGAAGAACGCGCGTTATTGAAAATGGCAATGTGTTCGAAAAAGGCGGTGTCAATATTTCTGGTGTTCATGGCAAACTACCAAAGTCTATGCAAGCTTACTTTAACGTTGGTGATGTAGACTTTTTTGCCTGCGGATTAAGCTTGGTCATTCACCCTAAAAACCCAATGGTGCCAACAGTACATGCTAACTGGCGCTATTTTGAAATGTATGATGAAGATGGGGCTATTATTGATCAATGGTTTGGTGGCGGACAGGATTTAACACCATACTACCTGTTTGAAGAAGATGCCAAACACTTTCATGAGGTATGTAAAACCGCCTGCGACAAACATAATCCAGAATTTTATCTTAAGTATAAAGCACGTTGCGATGAGTATTTTTATAACGCACATAGGAACGAAGGTAGAGGCATTGGCGGTTTATTTTTTGATTATTGTAAAGCTTCGGATGATATGACTATGGAAAACTGGTATGATTTCGTCACCGAAGTAGGTGATAGTTTCTTGGATGCTTATGTGCCAATTGTTGAAAAACGAAAAGAATTACTATACACAGAAGCCAATAGAACATGGCAGGAAATCCGTCGTGGTCGTTATGTAGAATTTAATTTAGTACATGATAAAGGCACATTGTTCGGTTTAAAAACCAACGGACGTATTGAGAGTATCCTAATGAGCTTACCGCCTCACGTGCAGTGGGTTTATGATCATCAGCCAGAAGCAGGCAGTGAAGAAGAAAAATTACTAGCAGTATTGAAAAATCCAGTGGATTGGGTAAAAGCCCCCTAA
- a CDS encoding GNAT family N-acetyltransferase — translation MLFSSSTFKINPINTQDAWNICNFVNANEDRLRRYFPKTLAQNLNPDLSKFYVDKKVNQFNKKELFLFTLKPKDTNKIIGLIFLKEINWNKKQGEFAYCIHYENEGQGITTKSINFLSNYAFNEFELKTLQIIVHKDNISSKKVAENCNFTWIKTLEKEYTPPGEAPLDMELYELYKEVK, via the coding sequence ATGTTGTTTAGTTCCAGTACTTTTAAAATCAATCCCATCAATACACAAGATGCCTGGAATATCTGCAATTTCGTTAATGCCAATGAGGACCGATTAAGGCGTTATTTCCCAAAAACCTTAGCTCAAAATTTAAATCCAGATTTATCTAAATTTTATGTAGACAAAAAGGTAAATCAGTTTAACAAGAAAGAACTCTTTTTATTTACCCTTAAACCTAAAGACACCAATAAAATAATTGGACTGATCTTCCTAAAAGAAATTAATTGGAATAAAAAGCAAGGCGAATTTGCATATTGCATCCATTATGAAAATGAAGGACAAGGTATAACAACCAAGTCTATCAATTTTTTATCCAATTATGCCTTTAATGAATTTGAGTTGAAAACGCTTCAAATTATTGTTCACAAAGACAATATAAGCAGTAAAAAAGTGGCTGAAAATTGTAATTTTACTTGGATAAAAACATTAGAAAAAGAATATACGCCGCCAGGAGAAGCCCCTTTAGATATGGAGCTTTACGAACTATATAAAGAAGTAAAATAA
- a CDS encoding EI24 domain-containing protein yields MIKKISAGIKAYFGAFGLISKLKLWKYFAVPMGISLITAIAIFTSAYGLSDNIGSFISRIWIWDWGKETFATISSFIGGLIVLIIGLILFKHIIMALSAPFMSPVSEKIEAHLTGTQPHSNRDTSFMQQLWRGIRINLRNLMMELVLTIPILILKFIPIVNIFSTILLFLMQAYYAGFGNMDYTLERHFTYRDSIQFVRKHKGVTIGNGIVFLLLLFVPVIGVILVLPLSVTAASVKTVETLNLDNKLQHVV; encoded by the coding sequence ATGATTAAAAAAATATCAGCAGGAATTAAAGCCTACTTCGGAGCCTTTGGTTTAATATCTAAACTAAAACTTTGGAAGTATTTTGCCGTACCTATGGGTATTAGTTTAATAACAGCTATTGCCATATTCACTTCCGCTTATGGTCTTTCAGATAATATTGGTAGTTTTATTTCAAGAATTTGGATTTGGGATTGGGGCAAAGAAACATTCGCAACCATTAGCTCATTTATTGGCGGATTAATTGTTCTAATCATTGGCCTAATCCTTTTCAAACACATTATCATGGCGCTTTCGGCGCCATTTATGAGTCCCGTTTCAGAAAAAATTGAAGCCCATTTAACTGGAACCCAACCTCACTCCAATAGAGACACTTCGTTTATGCAACAGTTGTGGCGTGGCATTAGAATAAACCTTAGAAACCTGATGATGGAACTGGTATTAACCATTCCAATACTCATTTTAAAATTCATTCCCATAGTCAACATTTTCTCAACCATTCTGTTATTTTTAATGCAAGCCTATTATGCTGGTTTTGGTAATATGGATTATACGTTAGAGCGTCATTTTACATATAGAGATAGTATTCAATTTGTGAGGAAACATAAAGGTGTAACTATTGGAAACGGTATTGTGTTTTTGCTACTTTTATTTGTTCCAGTAATTGGCGTTATTTTAGTGCTTCCGCTTTCGGTTACAGCGGCATCCGTTAAAACTGTGGAAACCTTAAACCTAGATAACAAACTGCAACATGTTGTTTAG
- the hemE gene encoding uroporphyrinogen decarboxylase, with translation MIKNDLFLRALKGETVDRPPVWMMRQAGRYLPEFMAIREKYDFFTRCRTPELASEITVQPIRRYGMDAAILFSDILVIPQAMNIEVQMKPNFGPYLPNPVRSQKDVDNVIVPDVKVELDYVYQAIKATKELLNDDIPLIGFAGSPWTILCYCVQGQGSKTFDKAKEFCFTNPIAAHQMLQKITDTTIAYLKEKVKAGVNAVQVFDSWGGMLSPNDYQEFSWQYINQIIEALKDEAPVIAFGKGCWFALGDMAKSNASALGVDWTCSPRNARYLTGGNITLQGNFDPSRLLSPPAEIKKMVTQMINDFGKDKYIVNLGHGILPNIPLDNAKAFIDAVKEYKSPS, from the coding sequence ATGATAAAGAACGATTTATTTTTAAGAGCACTAAAAGGTGAAACGGTTGACCGCCCGCCAGTATGGATGATGCGTCAAGCAGGACGTTATTTACCAGAATTTATGGCCATCCGTGAGAAATACGACTTTTTTACACGATGCCGAACTCCCGAATTAGCCAGTGAAATTACGGTGCAACCTATCCGCAGATATGGTATGGATGCTGCTATTTTATTCAGTGATATTTTGGTAATTCCGCAAGCCATGAATATTGAGGTACAAATGAAACCAAATTTTGGGCCTTATCTGCCAAATCCTGTTCGCTCTCAAAAAGACGTTGATAATGTTATCGTTCCAGACGTAAAAGTTGAATTGGATTATGTTTATCAGGCCATAAAAGCTACCAAGGAATTATTAAATGATGACATTCCGTTGATTGGTTTTGCGGGGTCTCCATGGACCATTCTTTGTTATTGTGTACAAGGCCAAGGCAGTAAAACGTTTGACAAAGCCAAGGAATTCTGTTTTACGAATCCGATAGCTGCACACCAAATGCTTCAAAAAATAACCGATACCACTATTGCTTATCTTAAAGAAAAAGTAAAAGCTGGTGTTAACGCGGTTCAAGTATTCGATTCTTGGGGAGGCATGTTATCACCAAACGATTATCAAGAGTTTTCCTGGCAGTATATCAATCAGATTATTGAAGCTCTTAAAGACGAAGCTCCTGTAATTGCCTTTGGTAAAGGGTGTTGGTTTGCGCTTGGAGATATGGCTAAGAGTAATGCTTCGGCATTAGGTGTAGATTGGACCTGTTCTCCGCGAAATGCCCGTTATTTAACCGGTGGAAACATTACGTTACAGGGTAATTTTGACCCCTCAAGATTGTTATCACCACCTGCTGAAATCAAAAAAATGGTTACTCAAATGATTAACGATTTTGGCAAGGATAAATACATTGTAAATTTAGGTCATGGAATTTTGCCAAACATACCTTTAGACAATGCTAAAGCATTTATAGATGCTGTAAAAGAATATAAAAGCCCCTCTTAA
- a CDS encoding four helix bundle protein: MRDFRKLDIWKNGIELVTQIYQLSDKLPSEEKFGLRSQITRAAVSVPSNIAEGCSRNSEVEFKRFLEIAIGSLFEVETQLVIAQKLKFIEEKELESIFTLVQKEAKMINSLINKIKNS, translated from the coding sequence ATGAGAGATTTCAGAAAACTAGACATATGGAAGAACGGAATTGAACTGGTAACGCAGATATATCAATTATCCGACAAATTACCTTCCGAAGAAAAGTTTGGTTTAAGAAGTCAGATTACAAGAGCGGCTGTTTCAGTTCCATCGAATATTGCTGAGGGTTGTAGCAGAAATAGTGAAGTAGAGTTTAAACGCTTTCTTGAGATAGCAATCGGCTCTTTATTCGAAGTGGAAACCCAACTAGTAATTGCTCAAAAATTAAAATTTATAGAAGAAAAAGAACTAGAATCTATTTTTACTTTAGTCCAAAAAGAAGCGAAAATGATAAATAGTTTAATAAATAAAATTAAAAACAGTTAA
- the hemC gene encoding hydroxymethylbilane synthase: MSKTIKIGTRDSELALWQAKTVQQQLENLGYKTELVPVKSTGDIVLDKPLYELGITGIFTKTLDIALLNNDIDIAVHSLKDVPTILPKGIVQVAVLKRGNVNDTLVFKNNEEFLSAKEAIIATGSLRRRAMWLNRYPTHTVVDLRGNVNSRLQKLKDNDWNGAIFAAAGIGRIGIRPDESINLDWMVPAPAQGAIMIAALGENDYAVEACAQLNHEETEICTTIEREFLNKLEGGCTAPIGALARIKDEEITFKGVLLSKDGSKKIEIKRVQQLGRHQDIAEYAANYIIERGGKRLMDDIKNESKKTNVYSTKSLTEDQRLLFHEKVKADSSDFIKTNPNRIHKRVVKEEIQNVIITSKNAVDALLMNFPPEELQFKNIYCVGRRTKRLVENKIGKVTHSEKNAKALAEYLVEFIEGTEVTYFCSDLRLDDLPTILEENHIKVNEVEAYQTKFDGIALDDTVNSVMFYSPSTVQSYKQKNDKDIVAFCIGETTAKEARKHFKEVKIAKVPTVESVIELVNEHYV; encoded by the coding sequence ATGTCTAAAACCATTAAAATTGGTACTCGCGATAGTGAATTAGCACTATGGCAGGCCAAAACTGTTCAGCAACAACTTGAAAATTTAGGTTACAAAACAGAACTAGTCCCGGTTAAATCTACCGGCGATATTGTATTAGACAAACCCCTCTACGAGCTTGGTATTACAGGCATATTTACAAAAACGTTAGATATTGCTTTATTGAATAACGACATCGATATCGCCGTACATTCACTAAAAGATGTACCAACCATTTTGCCAAAAGGCATTGTTCAGGTGGCCGTTTTAAAACGTGGTAATGTAAATGATACGCTTGTTTTTAAAAATAACGAAGAATTTCTAAGCGCAAAGGAAGCTATTATTGCTACAGGAAGTTTAAGAAGACGTGCCATGTGGTTAAATCGCTATCCAACCCATACGGTTGTAGATTTGCGTGGTAATGTGAATTCCCGTTTGCAAAAATTAAAAGATAATGATTGGAATGGTGCTATTTTTGCCGCAGCAGGAATTGGTAGAATTGGCATTAGACCAGATGAATCCATAAACCTTGATTGGATGGTGCCTGCACCTGCTCAAGGTGCTATCATGATAGCGGCTTTAGGTGAGAATGATTATGCCGTAGAGGCTTGTGCCCAGTTAAATCATGAAGAAACCGAAATCTGTACCACTATAGAACGTGAGTTTTTAAATAAACTAGAAGGCGGCTGTACGGCTCCTATTGGCGCTTTAGCAAGGATTAAAGACGAGGAAATCACCTTTAAAGGCGTGCTTTTAAGTAAAGATGGTTCTAAAAAGATTGAGATAAAACGGGTTCAGCAATTAGGAAGACATCAAGATATTGCGGAATATGCCGCTAACTATATCATTGAACGTGGCGGTAAACGTTTAATGGATGATATTAAAAATGAAAGCAAAAAAACGAATGTCTACTCCACCAAATCACTAACTGAAGACCAACGGTTGTTATTTCATGAAAAAGTAAAGGCAGATAGCTCTGATTTCATAAAAACAAATCCGAACCGAATTCATAAGCGCGTTGTAAAAGAAGAAATTCAAAACGTTATCATAACCAGTAAGAATGCAGTAGATGCTCTGCTTATGAACTTTCCTCCGGAAGAATTACAGTTTAAAAATATTTATTGCGTTGGTAGACGCACCAAACGACTTGTTGAAAATAAAATTGGTAAGGTTACCCATTCTGAAAAAAACGCTAAGGCCTTGGCAGAATACTTGGTTGAATTTATTGAAGGAACTGAAGTTACCTACTTCTGTAGTGATTTAAGATTAGATGATTTACCTACCATATTGGAGGAAAATCATATCAAGGTAAATGAGGTGGAAGCCTACCAAACAAAATTTGACGGCATAGCGCTTGATGATACTGTAAATAGTGTGATGTTTTACAGTCCATCAACAGTTCAAAGTTATAAGCAGAAAAACGATAAAGACATTGTGGCATTTTGCATTGGAGAAACCACTGCAAAGGAAGCACGTAAGCATTTTAAGGAAGTTAAAATAGCTAAAGTGCCAACGGTAGAAAGTGTTATTGAGTTGGTGAATGAGCATTATGTATAG
- the hemA gene encoding glutamyl-tRNA reductase — protein MHTYNISRSKNFYAIGLSYKKADAKIRGHFSLSDDSRTLLLEQAKESHIESLIVTSTCNRTEIYGFAEHPFQLIKLLCDNTEGTVDEFQKVAYVYKNKEAISHMFRVGSGLDSQILGDFEIISQLKSSANLSKEHNLLNPFLERLINVVIQASKRIKNETELSSGATSVSFASVQYIQKHIEDVSSKNILLFGTGKIGRNTCENLVKHTKNEHITLINRTKDKAERIAGKFNLIVKDYANLQEEVSSSDILIVATGAHRPTIDKQLIQSKKPLLILDLSIPKNVDENVNDLDNVTLVHLDYLSQMTDETLEKRKAYIPQAENIIAEVNAEFNAWLETRKFAPTIKALKHKLADFATAELDTQRKKLSDFNEEQANIISKNIIQKITNHFAHHLKDDNSSTDDSLELIKKVFQLEGSQNV, from the coding sequence ATGCACACATACAATATTTCTAGAAGTAAAAACTTTTATGCCATTGGTTTAAGCTACAAAAAAGCCGATGCGAAAATAAGAGGTCACTTTAGTTTAAGTGATGATTCTAGAACTCTTTTGCTCGAACAGGCCAAAGAAAGTCATATTGAAAGTTTGATAGTTACCTCTACGTGTAACCGAACTGAAATTTATGGCTTTGCAGAGCATCCATTTCAACTCATAAAATTACTTTGCGATAATACCGAAGGTACAGTTGACGAATTCCAAAAAGTAGCCTACGTTTACAAAAATAAAGAAGCCATAAGCCACATGTTTCGCGTTGGTTCTGGATTAGATAGTCAGATTTTAGGTGATTTTGAAATTATCAGTCAGTTAAAATCAAGCGCCAACCTTTCCAAAGAGCATAACTTACTTAATCCATTCCTGGAGCGCCTAATAAATGTAGTCATTCAGGCCAGCAAACGTATTAAAAACGAAACGGAACTGTCTTCTGGAGCAACTTCTGTGTCTTTTGCGTCGGTTCAATATATACAAAAACATATTGAAGATGTTTCTAGCAAAAACATATTGCTGTTTGGTACTGGTAAAATTGGAAGAAATACTTGTGAAAATTTGGTAAAGCATACCAAAAACGAGCACATCACCTTAATTAATCGTACAAAAGATAAGGCCGAAAGAATAGCTGGAAAATTTAACTTAATAGTTAAAGATTATGCCAACCTACAGGAGGAAGTTAGTAGTTCAGATATATTAATTGTTGCAACCGGAGCACATAGACCAACCATAGATAAACAACTAATACAATCTAAAAAACCTTTACTTATCTTAGATCTGTCTATACCAAAGAATGTAGATGAAAATGTAAACGACCTAGATAACGTCACACTTGTTCATTTAGATTATTTATCGCAAATGACCGATGAAACTCTAGAAAAACGCAAAGCCTATATTCCTCAAGCAGAAAATATTATTGCGGAAGTGAATGCCGAGTTTAATGCTTGGCTGGAAACCAGGAAATTTGCGCCTACAATCAAGGCTTTAAAGCATAAACTTGCTGATTTTGCTACTGCAGAATTGGATACACAACGTAAAAAATTATCCGACTTTAACGAAGAGCAAGCCAACATTATCAGTAAAAATATTATTCAGAAAATCACTAATCACTTTGCACATCACCTAAAAGATGACAATAGTTCTACAGACGATAGTCTAGAACTTATTAAAAAAGTGTTTCAGCTAGAAGGATCCCAAAATGTCTAA
- a CDS encoding helix-turn-helix transcriptional regulator: protein MSEKIVEKNVAESAFNETNVDDGVLVLTFKNEKSIAQSVSKDIDSSFIQFHFCVKGTAKFVFNQGRYMLDIHEENSLLLYNPQRELPINLQVAPNSWIVSVLIPIKKFHGLFSQEADHIVFLNEENKDKKYYKDGVISPSMAIVLNQLINYNLNTAIKHIYFKGKAYELLSLYFNRSEEADVEQCPFLVDEANVIKIRNAKDIIVSRMAEPPSLQELADEIGLSLKKLKEGFKQIYGDSVFSFLFDYKMEVARKLLESGDDNVNEVGLKVGYSTSSHFIAAFKKKYGTTPKKYLMSLS, encoded by the coding sequence ATGAGTGAAAAAATAGTCGAAAAAAATGTCGCTGAAAGTGCTTTCAACGAAACAAATGTTGATGACGGAGTTTTGGTCCTGACCTTTAAAAACGAAAAAAGTATCGCTCAAAGTGTTTCTAAAGACATAGATAGTTCTTTTATACAGTTTCATTTTTGTGTAAAAGGGACGGCAAAGTTTGTTTTTAACCAAGGGCGATACATGCTTGATATACACGAAGAAAACTCTTTATTGTTATACAACCCACAGAGAGAGTTACCCATTAATCTTCAAGTAGCTCCTAATTCGTGGATTGTTTCAGTTCTCATACCAATTAAAAAATTTCACGGACTCTTTTCTCAAGAAGCTGATCATATAGTCTTCTTGAATGAAGAGAATAAGGACAAGAAGTATTACAAAGATGGTGTTATTTCACCATCTATGGCCATTGTTTTAAATCAGCTAATAAACTATAATCTTAACACTGCCATTAAACACATATACTTTAAGGGCAAAGCATATGAGCTGCTGAGTTTGTATTTCAATAGAAGTGAGGAAGCCGATGTGGAGCAATGTCCTTTTTTAGTTGACGAAGCCAATGTTATAAAAATTAGAAATGCTAAGGATATCATTGTATCTCGTATGGCCGAACCTCCAAGCTTACAAGAGCTAGCGGATGAAATCGGGCTTAGTTTAAAGAAATTAAAGGAGGGCTTTAAGCAAATTTATGGCGATTCGGTGTTTAGCTTTTTGTTCGATTATAAAATGGAAGTGGCTCGAAAGTTACTAGAATCTGGCGATGATAATGTAAACGAAGTAGGACTTAAGGTTGGTTATAGCACCTCAAGTCATTTCATCGCTGCATTTAAGAAAAAGTATGGGACAACACCAAAAAAATACCTGATGTCTCTAAGTTAG
- the hemH gene encoding ferrochelatase: MKKGILLVNLGSPDSPDPKDVKKYLGEFLMDERVIDIPYTARALLVRGIILKTRPKASAAAYKKIWWEEGSPLIVISERLQDKIQKQVDVPVALAMRYGSMTIEKGLRELVDQGVDEVLLFPLYPQFAMATTETILVKAEELRKLHFPNLKIDSVPAFYNRADYIEVLANSIKHHLQGKNYEHLLFSYHGVPERHIRKSDVTKSHCKIDGSCCATPSKAHEFCYRHQCLEVTRLVGEFLQLEEGTYSTSFQSRLGFDPWLQPYTDRTIERLGKQGTKNMAIVTPAFVSDCLETLEEIAMEGEEIFHEVGGDQFTTIPCLNDDDDFVNLLSKWITDWSKN; the protein is encoded by the coding sequence ATGAAAAAAGGAATCTTACTCGTTAATCTTGGCTCTCCAGATAGTCCAGACCCAAAAGATGTAAAAAAGTATTTAGGCGAATTTTTAATGGATGAGCGTGTCATCGATATACCATACACGGCAAGAGCATTGCTGGTAAGGGGTATCATTCTAAAAACCCGCCCCAAAGCTTCTGCCGCTGCTTACAAGAAAATTTGGTGGGAAGAAGGTTCCCCGCTTATTGTAATCTCAGAGCGTCTTCAAGATAAAATTCAAAAACAAGTTGATGTTCCCGTGGCATTAGCTATGCGTTACGGTAGTATGACCATAGAAAAAGGTCTCAGGGAATTGGTAGACCAAGGAGTTGATGAGGTGTTGCTTTTCCCCTTGTATCCCCAGTTTGCAATGGCTACTACTGAAACCATTTTAGTTAAGGCAGAAGAGTTGAGAAAGCTTCATTTTCCAAACCTTAAAATAGATTCTGTACCCGCGTTCTATAACAGAGCAGACTATATTGAGGTACTCGCTAATTCCATTAAACATCATCTGCAGGGTAAAAATTACGAACATTTATTGTTCTCTTATCATGGGGTTCCAGAGCGCCACATTAGAAAAAGTGACGTTACTAAATCGCATTGTAAAATTGATGGCAGTTGTTGTGCCACGCCAAGTAAAGCACACGAGTTTTGCTATAGACACCAATGTTTGGAGGTAACCCGACTGGTTGGCGAATTTCTTCAGCTTGAAGAAGGTACATATTCTACATCATTTCAATCGCGTTTAGGATTCGACCCATGGTTACAGCCTTACACCGATAGGACTATAGAACGCCTGGGAAAACAGGGCACTAAAAACATGGCTATTGTTACACCTGCCTTTGTTAGTGATTGCTTGGAAACACTCGAAGAAATTGCTATGGAAGGGGAGGAGATATTCCACGAAGTGGGAGGTGACCAGTTTACTACAATTCCATGTTTAAATGATGATGATGACTTCGTAAATTTATTATCAAAATGGATAACCGATTGGTCTAAAAACTAA
- a CDS encoding CopD family protein translates to MDYYNYIKSFHLIFVVTWFAGLFYIPRLFVYQIEASQKPSPEKEILGKQLKLMAKRLWYIITWPSAILCTIFAIWLLIINPFWLKQPWMHVKLGFVVLLFIYHLVSHKYYKQLQNDTCKKSSSYMRIWNEGATFILFAVIFLVILKSSINWIWGIVGMLILGVLIMLGFKIYKRIREKNPEA, encoded by the coding sequence ATGGACTATTATAATTACATAAAGTCGTTTCATTTAATTTTTGTAGTTACTTGGTTTGCAGGGTTATTTTATATTCCAAGGTTATTTGTATATCAGATTGAAGCGTCTCAAAAACCATCGCCAGAGAAGGAGATTTTGGGCAAGCAGCTTAAGCTCATGGCCAAGCGTTTATGGTATATCATTACATGGCCCTCGGCGATTTTATGTACCATCTTCGCCATATGGTTATTAATTATCAATCCTTTTTGGCTAAAACAACCCTGGATGCACGTAAAGTTGGGGTTCGTCGTTTTACTTTTCATATATCATCTTGTGAGTCATAAATACTACAAGCAGCTTCAAAACGATACTTGTAAAAAATCGTCGAGTTACATGCGTATTTGGAATGAGGGAGCTACCTTCATTCTATTCGCTGTCATCTTTTTGGTCATTTTAAAAAGTAGTATCAATTGGATTTGGGGTATTGTAGGGATGTTGATTTTGGGAGTGCTTATTATGCTTGGCTTCAAAATTTACAAGCGTATCAGGGAGAAAAACCCAGAAGCCTAA